From Candidatus Neomarinimicrobiota bacterium, the proteins below share one genomic window:
- the asnA gene encoding aspartate--ammonia ligase has translation MLKQKKKYIDLTTDFLTIPEHYESPLDLKKTQEAIDLIRETFRRSLAGALNLSRVSAPIMVYADSGINDDLNGIERPVSFPLGATGETGEIVQSLAKWKRMALADYDFEPGEGLYTNMNAVRPDELPDKFHSLYVDQWDWERIMRDDERNHTFLNSIVQKIYAVIRDTEKIVCEHYPELPEPYLPEKIHFITAEALLQRYPDKDPKERETAIAKEFGAVFIRGIGAPLSNGVPHDGRAADYDDWSTEAEDGHPGLNGDIIIYNRILDTAMELSSMGIRVNPEALIRQLKQKKEMHKTKLYFHKRLLNGELPQTIGGGIGQSRLCMFFLRKVHIGEVHSSIWPDEIRKICKDHNIHLL, from the coding sequence ATGCTAAAGCAAAAGAAAAAATATATTGATCTGACAACTGATTTTCTCACCATTCCAGAGCACTATGAAAGTCCGTTGGATCTGAAAAAAACCCAGGAAGCCATAGATCTTATCAGGGAGACATTCCGGCGGTCCCTGGCAGGAGCCTTGAATCTCAGCAGGGTATCTGCCCCCATCATGGTCTATGCCGATTCGGGGATTAATGATGATCTGAATGGCATCGAGCGCCCGGTTTCTTTTCCACTGGGTGCCACAGGGGAGACAGGTGAAATAGTCCAATCCCTGGCAAAATGGAAGAGAATGGCTCTGGCAGATTACGATTTCGAGCCGGGAGAAGGCCTGTATACGAACATGAATGCCGTCCGCCCGGATGAGCTGCCGGATAAATTCCATTCACTTTACGTGGATCAATGGGACTGGGAACGTATCATGAGGGATGATGAGAGGAACCATACGTTTTTAAACTCTATCGTTCAGAAAATTTACGCAGTGATCAGGGATACTGAAAAAATTGTCTGTGAACATTATCCCGAACTACCGGAGCCCTATTTACCGGAAAAAATCCATTTCATCACAGCTGAAGCCTTGCTACAGCGCTATCCTGACAAAGATCCCAAAGAAAGGGAAACGGCAATAGCAAAAGAATTCGGAGCCGTCTTTATCCGGGGAATCGGTGCTCCTTTGAGTAATGGTGTACCCCATGACGGACGGGCTGCAGATTATGACGACTGGTCCACAGAGGCTGAAGACGGTCATCCGGGATTAAACGGAGATATCATCATTTATAACCGGATTCTGGACACAGCCATGGAACTTTCGTCCATGGGTATCCGGGTCAATCCTGAAGCATTGATACGCCAGTTGAAACAAAAAAAAGAAATGCACAAGACAAAACTCTATTTTCATAAACGTTTATTGAATGGTGAACTTCCACAAACCATCGGTGGAGGCATTGGTCAGTCCCGCCTGTGCATGTTTTTCCTCCGAAAGGTTCATATCGGAGAAGTCCATTCATCGATTTGGCCGGATGAAATCCGGAAAATCTGTAAAGACCATAACATTCATCTATTGTGA
- a CDS encoding 2-hydroxyacid dehydrogenase, which produces MKIAFFDAKPYDRDVFDALNREYGYTIKYFETKLTPDSVALARGYDVVCVFVNDTVNKEVIRELIGYDIQMIALRCAGFNNVDMEATRCKIPVVRVPAYSPHAIAEHTVALILALNRKIYRAYQRTRENNFSLNGLMGFDMYGKTAGIIGTGKIGILTGGILNGFGMRVLAYDPYPDPKAADEYGFEYTDLKTLYKESQIVSLHCPLTKETEYLINEETLALMQDGVMIINTGRGKLVDTRALIKGLKMGKVGYAGLDVYEEERDFFFEDQSDMILTDDILARLLTFNNVVITSHQGFFTREALDSIARTTLNNIRELSEGKPLSHQVTCKS; this is translated from the coding sequence ATGAAAATTGCCTTTTTTGATGCAAAGCCCTATGACCGGGATGTCTTTGATGCTTTAAACCGAGAGTATGGTTATACAATCAAATACTTTGAAACCAAACTTACACCGGATAGTGTGGCATTGGCCCGGGGATATGATGTGGTGTGCGTATTTGTTAACGATACCGTAAACAAGGAAGTCATTCGTGAATTAATCGGATATGATATTCAAATGATTGCCCTGCGGTGTGCCGGTTTCAATAATGTAGATATGGAAGCCACCCGATGTAAAATTCCTGTGGTTCGGGTGCCTGCCTATTCACCCCATGCCATAGCCGAACATACCGTCGCATTGATTCTGGCCCTGAACCGTAAGATTTACCGGGCTTACCAGCGGACCCGTGAAAACAATTTTTCCCTCAATGGTTTGATGGGTTTTGATATGTATGGAAAAACCGCCGGGATTATCGGGACAGGCAAAATCGGGATATTGACAGGGGGAATCCTGAATGGCTTTGGAATGCGGGTTCTCGCCTATGACCCTTACCCCGATCCCAAAGCTGCAGATGAATACGGTTTTGAATATACCGACCTGAAAACTCTCTACAAGGAATCACAGATTGTTTCCCTTCATTGCCCGTTAACAAAAGAAACGGAATACCTGATCAATGAAGAAACCCTGGCCCTTATGCAGGATGGTGTGATGATCATTAATACCGGCCGGGGTAAACTTGTGGATACCCGGGCACTGATCAAGGGGTTGAAAATGGGGAAAGTAGGTTATGCAGGATTGGATGTTTATGAAGAAGAACGGGATTTCTTTTTTGAGGATCAATCGGATATGATTCTCACGGATGATATCCTTGCCCGGCTTCTGACATTCAACAATGTGGTCATCACATCCCATCAGGGCTTTTTCACACGTGAAGCACTGGATAGTATTGCCCGGACCACGTTAAACAATATTCGGGAACTGTCGGAAGGTAAACCCCTGAGTCATCAGGTGACCTGCAAATCGTGA